A genomic segment from Chitinophagaceae bacterium encodes:
- a CDS encoding helix-turn-helix transcriptional regulator, giving the protein MKRKPKKTYYINKAALLLVGSRIREIRQKKNISIEYLANSSDMDYSQLARMELGQVNFSISYLFRVAEALGVTPKDLLP; this is encoded by the coding sequence GTGAAGCGAAAGCCAAAAAAGACGTATTATATCAATAAAGCAGCATTACTATTAGTCGGATCCAGGATAAGGGAAATACGGCAAAAGAAAAATATTTCCATAGAATATTTGGCCAATTCAAGCGATATGGACTATTCTCAATTGGCAAGGATGGAACTGGGCCAGGTAAATTTTTCTATCTCTTACCTTTTTCGGGTTGCTGAAGCATTAGGCGTAACCCCAAAAGACCTGCTACCCTAA
- the dprA gene encoding DNA-protecting protein DprA, whose translation MYNDLLYQIALTRVPQVGDVHAKNLVQLYGSAEAIFKAPKQQLEKLEGMGTIRAKNIKQFQQFSDCETEIAFIEKYKIVPLFINHPSYPKRLLNCYDSPPLLFYKGNADLNTTKIISIVGTRSNSDYGKHFCESFLENLKNSDILVISGLAFGIDTLAHKNALKNSLSTVAVLAHGLDRIYPGENKNLAKQMTEQGGLLTDFCSGTKPDKQNFPKRNRIVAGICDALIVVESGKKGGSLITAELANSYNKDVFALPGKSTDTKSEGCNFLIKTNKAMLLTEADDLLKMMNWGTPKPIIQKQQRELFIELQPNEKIIVELLKQNDKLFIDELYLKSGLSSSAAAQALLMLEMEGIVKSLPGKMYQLI comes from the coding sequence ATGTACAACGATTTATTATACCAAATTGCCCTTACCCGTGTGCCACAAGTAGGCGATGTACATGCCAAAAACCTGGTGCAGCTGTATGGATCGGCAGAAGCCATTTTTAAAGCGCCCAAACAGCAACTGGAAAAACTGGAAGGTATGGGTACCATAAGGGCAAAAAACATCAAGCAGTTTCAGCAATTTAGCGATTGCGAAACTGAAATTGCTTTTATTGAAAAATACAAAATTGTACCGCTTTTTATTAACCATCCCAGTTACCCAAAGCGCCTGCTCAATTGCTACGACAGCCCTCCGTTGCTCTTTTACAAAGGCAATGCCGACCTCAATACCACAAAAATAATTTCTATTGTGGGCACCCGCAGCAACAGCGATTACGGCAAACATTTTTGCGAAAGCTTTTTAGAAAATCTTAAAAATTCGGACATCCTCGTCATCAGCGGCCTGGCATTTGGTATTGATACCCTTGCGCATAAAAACGCATTAAAAAATAGCTTGTCTACTGTTGCCGTATTGGCTCATGGGCTGGACAGGATTTATCCCGGCGAAAACAAAAACCTGGCAAAGCAAATGACCGAACAGGGCGGCCTGCTCACCGATTTTTGCAGCGGCACTAAACCCGATAAACAAAATTTTCCCAAACGTAACCGCATTGTTGCCGGCATTTGCGATGCATTAATAGTAGTGGAAAGCGGCAAAAAAGGTGGCTCACTTATTACTGCCGAGCTGGCCAACAGTTATAATAAAGATGTATTTGCATTGCCGGGAAAAAGCACCGATACCAAAAGCGAAGGCTGTAATTTTTTAATTAAAACCAATAAAGCCATGCTGCTAACCGAGGCTGATGACCTCCTTAAAATGATGAACTGGGGAACGCCAAAACCCATTATCCAAAAACAACAAAGGGAATTATTTATAGAATTACAGCCCAATGAAAAAATTATTGTAGAATTACTAAAGCAAAACGATAAACTTTTTATTGACGAACTCTATTTAAAAAGTGGCCTGAGCAGCAGCGCCGCCGCACAGGCCTTGCTCATGCTCGAAATGGAAGGTATTGTAAAATCACTGCCGGGAAAAATGTACCAGCTTATATAA
- the guaB gene encoding IMP dehydrogenase has translation MEQKLTQGLTFDDVLLTPAYSQVLPKDVDISTKLTRHITLNIPLLSAAMDTVTEAQLAIALAREGGLGILHKNMTIEGQASQVKKVKRSENGLILDPITLTADATIGEALKLMRDNKIGGIPIIDKAHKLIGILTNRDLRFETNLKEKVSAVMTSENLITAPEGTDLKKAQLLFKKNKVEKLPVVDKKGKLIGLITFSDILKLHSNPYAVKDCFGRLLVGAGVGITKDSLLRIDALNNAGVDVVCLDSAHGHTKGVIDTLKLARKQFKTLAIIAGNVATKEGALALADAGADAVKVGIGPGSICTTRIVAGTGVPQITAVMNAAMALKNKNIGIISDGGIRYTGDMVKALAAGASAVMMGNVFAGTEESPGETIIYEGRKFKQYRGMGSLGAMAQGSSDRYFQDTTDDSKKFVPEGIEGRVAYKGFLKEVTHQFTGGLRAGMGYCGASNIKELQKASFVKITNAGIRESHAHDIEITKEAPNYSR, from the coding sequence ATTGAACAAAAATTAACCCAGGGGCTTACCTTTGACGATGTATTGCTCACACCCGCTTACTCACAGGTTTTACCCAAAGATGTGGACATTTCCACAAAACTTACCCGGCATATTACCCTGAATATACCGTTGCTTAGCGCCGCAATGGATACGGTTACAGAAGCCCAGCTTGCTATTGCCCTTGCACGGGAAGGCGGCCTCGGTATTTTACATAAAAACATGACCATTGAAGGCCAGGCCAGCCAGGTAAAAAAAGTAAAAAGAAGCGAAAACGGCCTTATTCTCGACCCCATTACCTTAACAGCAGATGCTACCATTGGCGAAGCATTAAAATTAATGCGTGACAATAAAATTGGCGGCATTCCCATAATAGATAAGGCGCACAAACTTATAGGCATACTTACCAACCGAGACCTGCGCTTTGAAACCAACCTCAAAGAAAAAGTAAGCGCCGTAATGACCAGCGAAAATTTAATAACAGCGCCAGAAGGAACCGATTTAAAAAAAGCACAACTATTATTCAAAAAAAACAAGGTAGAAAAACTTCCGGTGGTAGATAAAAAAGGTAAACTCATTGGCTTAATTACCTTTAGCGATATATTAAAACTGCACAGTAACCCTTACGCTGTAAAAGATTGTTTTGGCAGGCTGCTTGTAGGCGCTGGCGTAGGCATTACAAAAGATTCCCTTCTAAGAATTGACGCTTTAAATAATGCAGGTGTAGATGTAGTATGCCTGGATAGTGCCCACGGCCACACCAAAGGCGTAATTGATACTTTAAAACTTGCCCGCAAACAATTTAAAACCCTGGCCATAATTGCCGGTAATGTAGCCACCAAAGAAGGCGCACTTGCCTTAGCCGATGCAGGCGCAGATGCTGTAAAAGTGGGCATTGGCCCAGGTTCTATTTGTACCACCCGTATTGTTGCCGGTACTGGCGTGCCGCAAATTACAGCAGTAATGAATGCAGCAATGGCATTAAAAAATAAAAATATAGGCATCATAAGCGATGGCGGCATTAGATATACCGGCGATATGGTAAAAGCCTTAGCAGCAGGTGCCAGCGCCGTAATGATGGGTAATGTTTTTGCAGGCACCGAAGAAAGCCCCGGCGAAACCATTATTTACGAAGGCCGAAAATTTAAACAATACCGTGGCATGGGTTCATTGGGCGCTATGGCACAGGGCAGCAGCGACCGCTATTTTCAGGACACAACAGATGATTCCAAAAAATTTGTGCCCGAAGGTATTGAAGGCCGGGTTGCGTATAAAGGTTTTTTAAAAGAAGTAACGCACCAGTTTACCGGCGGCCTTAGGGCGGGCATGGGTTATTGCGGCGCTTCCAATATTAAAGAACTTCAAAAAGCAAGTTTTGTAAAAATTACCAATGCAGGTATAAGAGAAAGCCATGCACACGATATTGAAATTACCAAAGAAGCGCCTAACTACAGCAGGTAA
- a CDS encoding DUF4105 domain-containing protein, with translation MKKIFLLVNLCFAVCFNRQQKLFAQNSTRIRISLLTCSPGEELYASFGHSALRVIDSNAVTDIIYNYGTFDFDDPAFYSKFVRGKLFYALSIERPEDFLYSYHAENRSVTEQVLDIAQPEALAIKHFLAENIKEEKRWYKYDFVRDNCTTRLRDILVKLKKPAPQLPPVMPLDFTFRNAIHYYLDATQNYWSKLGIDLLLGSRMDVKMTAAEQQFLPDNLMIALDSTKNFNYVNVKQNLYTAVNYHSKIKWFRPIIFFLLIAFLWLLASFSKNKTMQVLLKWLDGILFFITGLLGCLFIFMWWGTDHFMTKDNYNMLWAIPFNCVAAFYTGKNKKGKSYFLFTSFVYTLLVLSWFFLPQQLNIALLPFVILLMVRSYLIFKSK, from the coding sequence ATGAAAAAAATTTTCCTTTTAGTCAACCTTTGTTTTGCTGTTTGTTTTAACAGGCAGCAAAAATTATTTGCGCAGAACAGCACCCGTATCCGCATTTCTTTACTCACCTGCAGCCCGGGTGAAGAATTGTATGCCAGCTTTGGCCATAGCGCTTTAAGGGTAATTGACAGCAATGCCGTTACGGATATTATTTACAATTACGGCACTTTTGACTTTGACGACCCCGCTTTTTACTCAAAATTTGTGAGGGGAAAACTGTTTTATGCATTGAGCATAGAAAGGCCCGAAGATTTTTTGTACAGTTACCATGCCGAAAACAGGAGCGTTACAGAACAAGTGCTGGATATAGCTCAACCGGAAGCATTGGCCATAAAACATTTTTTGGCCGAAAATATTAAAGAAGAAAAACGCTGGTACAAATATGATTTTGTAAGGGACAACTGCACCACACGCTTAAGGGATATTTTGGTAAAATTAAAAAAGCCTGCCCCGCAATTACCACCGGTAATGCCGCTGGATTTTACTTTCCGCAATGCCATACATTATTATTTAGATGCTACCCAAAATTACTGGAGCAAACTCGGCATAGACCTATTGCTGGGCAGCAGGATGGATGTAAAAATGACAGCAGCAGAGCAACAATTTTTACCCGATAACCTAATGATAGCATTAGACAGCACAAAAAATTTTAACTATGTAAATGTCAAACAAAATTTATATACAGCCGTAAATTACCATTCAAAAATAAAATGGTTCAGGCCAATAATCTTTTTTTTGTTAATTGCATTTTTATGGCTTTTGGCATCTTTCTCAAAAAATAAAACCATGCAGGTACTGCTAAAATGGCTTGATGGGATTTTATTTTTTATTACCGGCCTATTGGGTTGCCTGTTTATTTTTATGTGGTGGGGAACCGATCATTTTATGACAAAGGATAATTACAACATGCTTTGGGCAATACCTTTTAATTGCGTTGCGGCATTTTATACCGGAAAAAATAAAAAAGGCAAAAGCTACTTTTTATTTACATCTTTCGTTTATACTTTATTGGTACTGAGTTGGTTTTTTTTACCACAGCAACTCAACATAGCCTTACTGCCTTTTGTTATTTTACTTATGGTAAGGTCGTATCTTATTTTTAAAAGCAAATAA
- a CDS encoding alpha/beta hydrolase — MTLKNFLYQNCNISYRIYGQGKPLMLLHGFGENSSIWQKQADALKNNYLIITPDLPGSGKSAFWQKENVQMQDYADILNAILQQEKIEKIILIGHSMGGYITMAFAEKYAECLTAFGLFNSTATADDTEKIATRKKAIEFIQQYGSQPFLKTIIPGLFMDAGVSEKDMNNLIEQAVHFKQEALVQYYNAMINRPDRLQVLKNATVPILFIIGVHDKVVPFSVIMQQTHLPEKSFIHILQNTAHMGMLEETGKTNKILADFLESC; from the coding sequence ATGACCCTAAAGAATTTTTTATATCAAAACTGCAACATTTCATACCGCATTTACGGACAGGGAAAGCCCTTAATGTTATTGCATGGATTTGGCGAAAACAGCAGCATTTGGCAAAAACAGGCAGATGCATTAAAAAATAATTATTTAATCATCACACCAGATCTTCCGGGAAGCGGCAAATCTGCTTTTTGGCAAAAAGAAAATGTACAAATGCAGGATTATGCCGACATATTAAATGCAATATTGCAACAGGAAAAAATTGAAAAAATTATACTCATTGGCCACAGTATGGGTGGATATATTACAATGGCATTTGCCGAAAAATATGCTGAATGCTTAACGGCATTTGGTTTATTTAACAGCACAGCCACTGCCGATGACACTGAAAAAATTGCCACCCGTAAAAAAGCAATAGAATTTATACAGCAATACGGCTCGCAGCCTTTTTTAAAAACCATTATACCCGGTTTATTTATGGATGCCGGGGTTTCTGAAAAAGATATGAATAATTTAATTGAACAGGCGGTGCATTTTAAACAAGAAGCCCTTGTGCAATATTATAATGCTATGATTAACCGGCCCGACAGGCTGCAGGTTTTAAAAAATGCTACTGTTCCCATACTTTTTATTATTGGTGTGCACGATAAAGTTGTGCCTTTCAGCGTTATAATGCAGCAAACTCATTTACCGGAAAAGAGCTTTATCCATATTTTACAAAATACTGCACACATGGGCATGCTGGAAGAAACAGGAAAAACCAATAAAATTTTGGCAGATTTTTTAGAAAGCTGCTAA
- a CDS encoding gliding motility-associated C-terminal domain-containing protein, translated as MKRGLLICLIFISFIQPVFARHITGGEVVYEFVSSTPSTRTYVVTLILFRDNLCVNCSVMPPTVSIGVFSNDNNAMIPGNSTGGYWNIALSTVQALSLNALPNCIQNVPNLSYSGGFYPFTITLPNNNNGYTITYQTCCRIENISNTTDLMGATYIGQIPGNNTLGTNLQDNSPQFSRGISVVCYNRPFTLDFSATDPDGDSLVYSICNAFNGGLAGDAGFTTPAPPPYGSIPYTNGYSGTQPLGPLAHIDPNTGIISGIAPGEGKYVVSVCINTYRNGQYIASHRKDFIISVAPCDFAYVSLPKSIPMCDSYTYSFSNLVSSPLNQTFLWEFGDGFTSSLEAPTHTYADTGTYLVKLYVNMGTDCADSSSTYAKVYPGFFAGINQNSPKCINKAVQFSDSTVAVYGQVNYWHWDFGVTGTQSDTSNIRNPQFIYSVPGTYNSTLIVASNKGCIDTVKEVITIIEKPELKLTSDTLICNIDTLRLNASANVPGGIVWSPNYMISNTTILNPLVSPNTDTFYIATFTDNTGCVATDTIYVNVVDHVTLSVMPDTSTCGNDSLRLNTSGNGLYFQWSPATTLSAANAQSPVAHPVDPVTTYHVTASIGKCMANDDITVTRIPYPEAFAGRDTTVCAGSPVFLHASGGSIYEWTPNLYLNNPFIANPIANPQEDMRYVVKVNDSLGCPKASFDTVFVNVAVIDADAGPRDTSIVLNQPLQLFATGSTLFQWAPATWLSNANVQDPVSLPQNNIEYVVKVSNPAGCFDTDTIKVHLYRVPAGIYIPNAFTPTNDGRNDNFKPIALGIKTLNYFTVYNRWGQLMFTTSQIGLGWDGKYNSSDQPLGTYVWQVSAIDYMGNQIDKKGTVVLIR; from the coding sequence ATGAAAAGAGGTTTACTTATTTGCTTAATTTTTATTAGTTTTATACAGCCTGTATTTGCAAGACATATTACAGGTGGCGAAGTTGTTTATGAATTTGTTAGCAGCACACCATCTACCCGTACTTATGTAGTTACTCTAATACTTTTCAGAGATAATTTATGTGTAAACTGTTCTGTAATGCCTCCCACTGTATCTATCGGTGTTTTTAGTAATGATAATAATGCTATGATACCAGGAAATTCTACCGGTGGATATTGGAACATAGCATTAAGTACTGTACAGGCATTATCATTAAATGCGCTCCCCAATTGCATTCAAAATGTGCCCAATTTATCTTACTCCGGGGGCTTTTATCCTTTTACGATTACACTTCCAAATAATAACAATGGATATACCATTACTTATCAAACCTGTTGCAGAATTGAAAATATTTCCAACACCACAGATTTAATGGGTGCCACTTATATTGGCCAAATACCCGGAAACAATACATTAGGTACAAATTTGCAGGATAACAGTCCGCAGTTTTCTCGTGGTATTTCAGTTGTGTGCTATAACCGGCCTTTTACATTGGATTTTAGTGCAACTGATCCCGATGGCGATTCCTTAGTTTATTCAATTTGTAATGCATTTAATGGAGGCCTTGCCGGAGATGCTGGATTTACTACTCCAGCCCCGCCACCTTACGGTAGTATACCTTATACTAACGGATATTCAGGAACACAACCTTTAGGACCTTTAGCACATATTGATCCAAATACCGGTATTATTTCCGGCATTGCTCCCGGAGAAGGTAAGTATGTGGTTTCGGTTTGTATTAATACTTACCGAAACGGCCAGTATATTGCATCGCACCGTAAAGATTTTATTATAAGCGTAGCGCCATGCGATTTTGCATACGTAAGCCTGCCAAAATCCATACCCATGTGTGATTCTTATACCTATTCTTTCAGCAATTTGGTTTCTTCGCCACTCAACCAAACCTTTCTCTGGGAATTTGGGGATGGCTTTACCTCAAGCCTGGAAGCGCCAACCCACACCTATGCCGATACTGGAACATACCTTGTAAAATTGTATGTAAATATGGGCACCGATTGTGCAGACTCTTCCTCTACTTATGCCAAAGTTTATCCTGGTTTTTTTGCCGGCATAAATCAAAATTCACCCAAGTGCATCAACAAAGCCGTACAGTTTTCTGACTCAACGGTTGCTGTTTACGGCCAGGTAAATTACTGGCACTGGGATTTTGGCGTTACCGGCACCCAAAGCGATACGAGCAATATCCGCAATCCTCAATTTATTTATTCTGTTCCCGGCACTTATAACTCCACTTTAATTGTAGCAAGCAACAAAGGTTGTATAGATACCGTAAAAGAAGTAATTACCATTATAGAAAAGCCAGAACTTAAACTTACCAGCGATACTTTAATTTGCAATATTGATACCTTAAGGTTAAATGCATCTGCCAATGTTCCCGGCGGTATTGTATGGTCGCCCAATTATATGATTAGCAATACCACAATCCTTAACCCGCTGGTAAGCCCCAATACCGATACTTTTTATATAGCAACCTTTACCGATAATACCGGCTGCGTGGCAACAGATACGATTTATGTAAATGTGGTGGATCATGTAACCTTATCGGTAATGCCCGATACCTCTACCTGCGGCAACGACAGCCTGAGGTTAAATACCAGCGGCAACGGTTTATATTTTCAATGGTCGCCTGCCACAACTTTAAGCGCTGCAAATGCTCAAAGCCCTGTTGCACACCCTGTAGATCCTGTAACAACATACCATGTAACGGCATCAATTGGAAAATGCATGGCAAATGATGATATTACCGTTACCCGAATACCTTATCCTGAAGCCTTTGCCGGGAGAGATACAACGGTATGTGCAGGCTCCCCTGTTTTTTTACATGCAAGCGGTGGAAGTATTTATGAATGGACGCCCAACCTGTATTTAAATAATCCTTTTATAGCAAACCCTATTGCCAATCCGCAGGAAGATATGCGCTATGTAGTAAAAGTAAATGATTCTTTAGGATGCCCTAAAGCGTCTTTTGATACGGTTTTTGTAAATGTGGCCGTAATTGATGCCGATGCCGGCCCTAGAGATACGTCAATTGTATTAAATCAACCCTTGCAGTTATTTGCCACGGGCAGCACCTTGTTTCAATGGGCGCCTGCTACTTGGTTGAGTAATGCAAACGTACAAGACCCCGTTTCGCTGCCGCAGAACAATATTGAATATGTTGTAAAAGTGAGCAACCCTGCAGGATGTTTTGATACCGATACCATAAAAGTGCATTTATACCGTGTACCGGCTGGTATTTATATACCCAACGCTTTTACCCCTACCAACGACGGCCGAAACGATAATTTTAAACCCATTGCCCTGGGCATTAAAACCCTCAATTATTTTACAGTGTACAACCGATGGGGGCAATTGATGTTCACCACATCTCAAATAGGCCTTGGTTGGGATGGAAAATATAATAGTTCCGATCAGCCTCTTGGTACCTATGTTTGGCAGGTAAGCGCCATTGACTATATGGGCAACCAGATTGATAAAAAGGGAACAGTAGTTTTAATAAGGTAA
- a CDS encoding YgjV family protein translates to MLQQIAPYIGYLASLCLIIGLLAKTELFFRIFSASGCTCFIIYAIILNAIPVLITNGTLFCINIYYLRKLLKKKEFFDLIEFKGEEKMIDRFFQYYQQDIAGYFPSFQKNMLLQNLNFAVLRDLVIANVFSAKLTEKGDAEVNINYTLEKYRDYKVGKFIFQREKEFLLSKGIKRIVYRQVTNKNHLYFLKKMGFLPEQAGNETFWVKAI, encoded by the coding sequence ATGCTCCAGCAAATTGCACCATATATCGGTTACCTGGCTTCGCTTTGCCTTATTATTGGGCTTTTGGCAAAAACCGAGTTGTTTTTTCGCATTTTTTCTGCCAGCGGCTGTACCTGTTTTATTATTTATGCCATTATTTTAAACGCCATACCGGTATTAATAACCAATGGCACTTTGTTTTGCATCAACATTTATTACCTGCGTAAACTTTTAAAAAAGAAAGAGTTTTTTGATTTAATAGAATTTAAAGGCGAAGAAAAAATGATTGACCGTTTTTTTCAATATTACCAGCAGGATATTGCCGGGTATTTTCCATCTTTTCAAAAAAATATGCTCCTTCAAAACCTAAACTTTGCCGTACTTAGGGATTTGGTGATAGCCAATGTATTTAGCGCAAAGCTTACCGAAAAAGGCGATGCCGAAGTAAACATCAATTATACCCTGGAAAAATACCGGGACTATAAAGTAGGAAAATTTATTTTTCAACGGGAAAAAGAATTCCTGCTATCAAAAGGCATAAAACGCATAGTGTACCGGCAGGTGACTAATAAAAATCATTTATATTTTTTAAAAAAAATGGGGTTTTTGCCGGAGCAGGCAGGCAACGAAACTTTTTGGGTAAAAGCAATATGA
- a CDS encoding DPP IV N-terminal domain-containing protein: MRFKKIFLVVTCIAIMYSVKAQEINWSPDGAGFVRFKEGNIIKVDPRTDAETVLIKSELLIPAGKTAALRPQSFEYSADKSKVLLFTHTVKVWRYRTRGDYWVLSGNKLTQLGKGLGLQSLMFAKFSPDGKTVAYVSDHNIFIEDIATGIIKKMTMDGTRKLINGTFDWAYEEEFFCRDGFRWSPDGKHIAFWQVDATKIKDYYMLNTTDSNYSKPIPVEYPKVGELPSAVKIGVFSVNGGAIKWMMFEGDAQQHYIPRMEWAGNNNLVVQRMDRKQQESKLIDCKISDGSCSTFWAENDDAWVDLNTDKPVGWNWINQGQDFLWVSEKDGWRHIYKISRDGKNTTLLTNGNYDIGELKAVDEKNNYLYFTASPNNATQLYLYRTRINNSKQDAELVSNASLKGTHNYQISPGASIAMHSFSNHNTPPVSEWISLPDNKPLNPAKSIAKSLQTDPAVNVEYLQVTTEDNIILDAWINKPANFDPAKKYPVVFYVYGEPATTTTQDSYGSHSNFLYGNMNEDGYIQVGIDNRGTPALKGAQWRKSIYHKIGDINIRDMAMGAKKILEKPYMDTSRVAVWGWSGGGSSTLHLMFRYPEIFKTGVAIAAVSNQLFYDNIYQERYMGIPQENREDFIKGSPITYVQGLKGHLLYIHGTGDDNVHYSNAEVLLNELIKYNKQFEFMAYPNRTHNISEGPGTQRHLGTLYTNFIKKYCPPGAR, encoded by the coding sequence ATGCGTTTTAAGAAAATCTTTTTAGTGGTTACCTGTATCGCCATAATGTATAGTGTAAAGGCACAAGAAATTAACTGGTCGCCCGATGGAGCCGGTTTTGTCCGTTTTAAAGAAGGAAATATCATTAAGGTAGATCCCAGAACAGATGCAGAAACCGTTTTGATAAAAAGTGAGCTATTGATACCCGCAGGTAAAACCGCTGCATTGCGCCCACAAAGTTTTGAATACAGCGCCGATAAATCAAAAGTTTTGCTATTTACCCATACAGTAAAAGTATGGCGCTACCGCACCCGTGGAGACTACTGGGTTTTGAGTGGCAATAAACTTACCCAATTGGGTAAAGGGCTGGGCTTGCAATCTTTAATGTTTGCTAAATTTTCACCGGATGGAAAAACCGTAGCTTATGTAAGCGATCATAATATTTTTATAGAAGATATAGCCACTGGTATAATTAAAAAAATGACAATGGATGGTACAAGGAAACTCATAAACGGAACTTTTGACTGGGCTTACGAAGAAGAATTTTTTTGCCGGGATGGCTTTCGCTGGAGCCCCGATGGCAAGCATATTGCTTTTTGGCAGGTAGATGCAACTAAAATAAAAGATTATTACATGCTCAATACTACCGACTCTAATTATTCCAAACCCATACCTGTTGAATATCCAAAAGTAGGAGAGTTGCCAAGCGCTGTAAAAATTGGCGTTTTTTCTGTAAATGGCGGTGCAATAAAATGGATGATGTTTGAAGGAGATGCACAGCAACACTATATTCCACGTATGGAATGGGCGGGTAATAACAACCTTGTGGTGCAAAGAATGGACCGCAAACAACAGGAAAGCAAATTGATTGATTGCAAAATTAGTGATGGCAGTTGCAGCACATTTTGGGCAGAAAACGATGATGCCTGGGTAGATTTAAATACGGATAAACCGGTGGGTTGGAACTGGATAAACCAGGGACAGGATTTTTTATGGGTGAGCGAAAAAGACGGCTGGAGACATATTTACAAAATAAGCAGGGATGGAAAAAATACAACGTTACTTACCAATGGCAATTATGATATTGGTGAGCTAAAAGCAGTGGATGAAAAAAATAATTATTTATATTTTACCGCATCGCCCAATAATGCAACGCAATTGTATTTATACCGCACCCGTATCAATAATTCCAAACAGGATGCAGAACTGGTAAGCAATGCATCATTAAAAGGCACACACAATTATCAAATTTCACCGGGTGCATCTATTGCCATGCATAGTTTTAGCAACCACAATACGCCACCGGTGAGCGAATGGATAAGCCTGCCTGATAATAAACCATTAAACCCGGCAAAATCCATTGCAAAAAGCCTGCAAACTGATCCCGCTGTTAACGTTGAATACCTGCAGGTAACTACCGAAGACAATATTATTCTTGATGCTTGGATCAATAAACCTGCAAATTTTGACCCTGCTAAAAAATATCCTGTTGTGTTTTATGTATATGGCGAGCCAGCAACTACAACTACACAAGATAGCTACGGCTCACACAGTAACTTTTTATATGGCAATATGAATGAAGATGGCTATATACAGGTAGGTATTGATAACCGGGGAACACCAGCTTTAAAAGGAGCGCAATGGCGTAAATCTATTTACCATAAAATTGGTGATATCAATATTAGGGACATGGCCATGGGAGCAAAAAAAATACTGGAAAAACCTTATATGGATACCAGCAGGGTTGCCGTGTGGGGATGGAGTGGCGGCGGCTCATCTACGCTACACCTGATGTTCAGGTATCCTGAAATTTTTAAAACCGGCGTTGCCATTGCAGCAGTTTCCAACCAATTGTTTTACGACAATATTTACCAGGAACGATATATGGGTATACCACAGGAGAACAGGGAAGACTTTATTAAGGGGTCACCGATTACTTATGTACAGGGATTAAAAGGACACTTGTTGTATATACATGGCACTGGCGATGACAATGTACATTACAGCAATGCAGAGGTTTTATTGAATGAATTAATAAAGTACAATAAACAGTTTGAGTTTATGGCCTATCCAAACCGTACGCATAATATAAGCGAAGGCCCGGGAACCCAAAGACATTTGGGTACTTTATATACCAATTTTATTAAAAAATATTGCCCGCCGGGAGCAAGGTAA
- a CDS encoding RNA-binding S4 domain-containing protein gives MNTEKLRLDKYLWAIRLFKTRSLATEACTKGKVYFNGSSAKASKQIIENDEYEVKTAEKKWRIKVTGLLSNRVAFTEAIKYYIDLTPAEEIYKTEFAPASFYTGKRMSKTGKPTKKQKRDRDNFFNQ, from the coding sequence ATGAATACAGAAAAGTTGCGGCTGGACAAATATCTTTGGGCCATTAGGCTTTTTAAAACCAGGAGCCTTGCCACAGAAGCCTGTACAAAAGGGAAGGTTTATTTTAATGGCTCTTCTGCAAAAGCTTCAAAGCAGATAATAGAAAATGATGAATATGAAGTAAAAACTGCAGAAAAAAAATGGCGCATAAAAGTAACCGGCCTTTTGAGCAACAGGGTTGCCTTTACAGAAGCCATAAAGTATTATATTGACCTTACGCCAGCAGAAGAAATATATAAAACAGAATTTGCACCAGCATCATTTTACACCGGTAAAAGAATGAGTAAAACCGGTAAGCCAACAAAAAAACAAAAAAGAGACAGGGATAATTTCTTTAACCAATAA